Proteins from a single region of Schistocerca gregaria isolate iqSchGreg1 chromosome 3, iqSchGreg1.2, whole genome shotgun sequence:
- the LOC126354852 gene encoding 40S ribosomal protein S10, with translation MLMPKKNRVAIYEYLFKEGVMVAKKDFHAPKHPALELQTIPNLQVIKAMQSLKSRGYVTQQFAWRHFYWYLTNEGITYLRSYLHLPAEIVPSTLKRQARQETARPRPSAPRSEAARPAEDRAAYRRAPGAAAAGPDKKADVGAGTGELEFRGSFGRGRGAPQ, from the exons ATGTTGATGCCAAAGAAGAATAGAGTTGCTATTTACGAATACCTTTTTAAAGAAGGTGTTATGGTGGCCAAGAAAGATTTTCATGCGCCGAAACATCCTGCTCTCGAACTACAAACCATACCTAATCTTCAGGTCATAAAAGCCATGCAG TCATTGAAGTCAAGAGGATATGTAACACAGCAGTTTGCTTGGAGACATTTTTATTGGTACCTTACAAATGAAGGCATAACATATTTAAGAAGTTATCTTCATCTCCCAGCTGAG attgttcCATCAACTCTAAAACGCCAAGCACGGCAGGAAACTGCTCGACCGAGGCCGAGTGCTCCTCGCTCTGAAGCTGCCCGGCCAGCTGAAGACCGTGCTGCGTACAGGCGGGCCCCAGGTGCTGCTGCTGCAGGCCCAGACAAGAAAGCTGATGTTGGTGCAGGGACAGGAGAACTTGAATTC CGCGGCAGTTTTGGAAGAGGACGGGGAGCACCTCAGTGA